The genomic stretch GGAGGCGGTCCGTGGAGTCGACCTCCATGTACGCCCCGGGGAGACGTTCGCGTTCCTCGGCCCCAACGGCGCCGGCAAGACCACCACCATCGCGATGCTCTGCGCCCTGGCCCGCCCCAGCTCGGGGCAGGCCAGGGTGGCCGGGGCCGACATCCGTACCCAGCCGCAGCAGGTACGGCGCGGAGTCGGCCTGCTGTTCCAGAACAGCGCCGTCGATCCCGACCTCAGCCTCGAACGCAACCTCCACCTCCACGCGCGCCTGTACGGTCTCTCCCGGGCCCGCTGCCGGTCCCGCAGCGCCACGCTCCTGGAGCTCACCGGACTGACCGAGCGCCGCCGGGACCGCGTACGCACCCTCTCCGGCGGGCTGCGCCGCCGTCTGGAAATCGCCCGCGCCCTGCTCCACGAGCCCGGCGTGCTCTTCCTCGACGAACCCACCGTCGGCCTCGACCCGCACGCCCGCGCCCAGATCTGGGAGCACCTGGCACGGCTGCGCGCCGAGCACCGCACGACCGTGTTCGTCACCACCCACTACCTGGACGAGGCCGAACACTGCGACCGCATCGCCATCCTCGACCGCGGCCGGGTCGTCGCCCACGGCACCCCGGCGGCGCTCAAAGCCGCCGTCGGCGACGACCGGGTCCGCGTACGCACCGGTGACGACACCGCGGCGGCCACCGCCCTGCGCCACGACCTCGCCCTGCGCCCCACCGCCGGGCCGGACGGCCTCACCGTGGCCGTGGCGGCGGGTCCGCAGCAGGTGCCCCGCCTGTGCGCCGCCCTGGCCGCCCGCGGCATCCCCGTACACGCCATCACCCTCGCGGAACCCACCTTGGACGACGTCTTCTTCCACCACACCGGCCGCCGCATCACCCGCCCCGGACCGCCACTCGGCCACGGCGCCCCGGCCCCCGGCCCCGGACACGGGGACCGACGGTGACAGACCGCACGCAGCACCCGGTGCCGCCGGGGCAGCCGCCCGTGACACCCCGGGCCGCCGAAGCCCCCGGCACCCTCACCCGGGAACTGCGCGCCGTCCATGCCCTCGTCCTGCGCAACCTGTCGCACATGCTCGCGCAGCCCGCGCAGACCGTCCTCATGCTGGTCCAGCCCCTGCTGTTCCTGCTGCTCCTCGGCGGCGGCCTGGCCGCCCTGGTGCCCACGACGGCCGTCGGCGGCGACTACCGCGCCTACCTCTTCCCCGGCGTACTGGTGATGACCGTGCAGACCCCCGCGGTGACCGTCGGCATGCGCCTGATCACCGACCGGGAGAACGGCTATCTGCGCGAGATGCTGATGGCTCCCGTACGCCGCTCCACCCTGCTGTGCGGAAGCTGCCTCGGCGGTACCGCGGAGGCCACCGTCCAAGGCGCGGTCCTGCTCGCCACAGCAGGCATCGTGGGACTGCCCTACCAGCCCGTACTGCTGCTCCGGCTGCTGGCCGTGATGGCGTTGACCTCGTTCGTCCTCACCGTCCTGGCGGCAGCGCTGGCCATCGGCATCCGAACGGTCGAGTCCTTCCACATCATGCTCAGCCTGGCCCTGATGCCGCTGCTCTTCCTCTCCGGGGCCTTCTTCCCCCTGACCACGCTGCCCGGCTGGCTCACCCAGTTGGCCGCCGTCAATCCTCTGGCCTACGCCGTCGACGTACTGCGCCGCGGCATCGCGCACCACGTTCCCGGCTCCACGGCCGCCACCGGAGTGCACTGGGGCAGCTGGCAGCCTCCGGCCGCGCTCGAAATCGTGGTCCTGGCTCTGCTCGGCGCCTGCGTCCTGCTGTGGGCCGCCCGCCGCTTCGGCCGTCTGGAGTGAGGCGCGCCGGGGGCGGGCCGCGGCGCCGGCCGGGCCACTGCGCAGCACCGCGGCGCGCTGGAAGGCAGCTCCGCCTATGACGCTGCCGCGTCCTGGCCGAGCAACTGGCGGCATCGTGACGGCGGTGACCGCCACAGCCCGCACACAGTTCGGCGGCCACGACCATCTGGGCGGCCTGGCCCTTCGGGGAGTCGAGAAGGGCAGCGAACTCGTGCGTCACGGGCGCGGCGGTGGCAGGCGTGAGGAGAATGCGGTCACCAGAGACGGGTCTGTGAACAGCGTTTCCAGTTCGGGGAGCCGTTCGGCACGGCGTGCCATGAGGCACACGCGGTGGTGAGTGCGTTGTACCTCGTGCAGCAGAGTGAACCCTTGAGTCTCGTAGTAGCGGACCAGGCCCGGGAACATGCAGCCGCGCCTCACCCACTCCTTTCCACGGCGTGCGGCGTGGTCCACGCCCCACAGGGCGATCAGGGTTCCGGGCTTCACCTCGCGGTGAGCGGGGTCGGTCACGGTGGTGAAGAGGTAGTACACGGGTTCGGCGAGTTCTTCGGGGGTCCATCCCCACGGCGGGGTCTGCTCCTGCACGGTGGTGCAGCCGATGATGCGGGAGTTGTTGTGATCTTCGAGCACCCACATGGCGCCGTGGGAGTTCCCGGCCTGGGCGGCGAGGTTGTCCGCGCTGTCACGCCATGTCGGCATGTCGCGCTCTTCCAGCCACGTGGAGCGGGAATTGATCACGGCGGCGATGGCAGGGGTGTCGACTGAGGCAGCCGGGCGCATGGCGAACATCGGTGACTCCGCATCGTCAAGGGGCTGTGGCAGCCTCCCACGGTCGGACCCGGAGTTCGGTGGGTTCCGCCCCGGTCGCGGAGCGGAACCCACGTGAGGGTTACAGAAACGCTTGGGTGGCCATGTGGAGGTTGATGACCTGGAGGAGTTGGGCGTCGCCGTCCTCGCGGTACGCTCCTTCGCTGAGTCGTCGTACTGCCTGCCGGAGTCCGTCGGGGTCGACGAGCCCGTCGTCGAACAGTGCTGATCCCTCGTACAGCATTCGGACGAGAAGCGGCCGGCCGTGGGTGGTCAGGGCGTGTTGGACCACTTCGGCGAAGGACTCGCGCTGTGCGGGTTGGGTGACATCTTCGCTCAGGCCGAGCGCGACGAGCCGGCGGCGTTGGAGTTGTTTGAGTACGCGCCAGTCCAACGGCAGGCGCCGCCTCTCAGACGTCCGGACCGGCCGGGCGCCGCGCGACGTCGCCTGCCGGTCCCGCCACCCCGGCCCGTCCCCCAGCCCCCACCTGTCCCACCGGCCGCACCGCGCCCGCCGAAGCCGAAGGGGCCACCAGCGTCAGCATGACCGAGGCTGCGGCCAACGCCACCGCGAGCCGGGCCGGTTGCCGCCGGGCGCCGGGTAACTTCCGTACCCGGTTCCATATCTGGTTTTGCGTCTGGTTTGTATCTGATTCCGTATGCGTCTCACCATATGTCTCACACCGGCAGACGCTAGATGCACAACCGGCAGTCCTCACTACAGCCAGCCCCCGACATCAGGTGCAGCCCCCCTGGTTCCCGACCGGATCGCGCCACACCAGTCGGCCGCAGACGTCAGCCCATCCGTCGGCTCCGGCCCGGCCCGGCCCGGAGCAACGCCGACGCCGGCTTCGCCTACCGTAGAAATCCACCCGGAGCCATGGTCCGACAGCCCCCCGCTCCCTGGGGGCGCACTCTCGCAGTACGCCGAGACACCGGCCGACCGCCACCCGTCGCCTGCGCCGAGGAGTGCACCCATGCCCGCAGGGGCAGCGAGGCCCGGCAGCAGGATGGCGCCGGCCTTATGCGGGAGCCGGTTACGGTGCTGCCAAGAGACGCTCGAAGGCGTCGTGCGCCGCGCATACGCTCCCCTGGCCTCAACGGTGGAACGCCGGGGTTTCGTCTGGTCCATGGTGCACCGCCTCACCCGCGCCACCGCGGTCTCCCGCCGAGCCTCCGCCGGGCCCCCGGCGACAAGACAGTAAGCGCCCGTTCTGCCCGGTAGTGCCACTGCTCAAGCTGCTGGATAGCCGGTGAATATAATTTGCCGCATGTCGAAGCCTGACGAGCTGTTGGTTGACGTAGCTGCCCTGGTGGAGTCCGGGCAGAGCACTCAAATGTCCCTGACCGTGGTCACCGGTGGTGCTGTCATCACCGGGCGGCTGGCCCCCGAAGCAGTGTGGCGGCAGCGGGTGTCGGAAGTACTGACGGGTTCGGACCGCGTGGGCGAGTTCTCCGCCGTCTTCGACGCCCCCGTGAAGAACGGGCCGCCTACGCATCTGCATTTCCATGTCGCCCGGATCCTGCAGGGCACGGTCGGGATCCCGGAGACGGGCGGAATGTACCGTGTCGCAATCGAGGACGTCAGTTCCTGGACCGTGGGCGATTTCAGCTATTCCGACCACTGAGCCACCACTGCGGCGGTAAGGCGCTGCACGCGGCGTGAGCCCGGCCGGCTGGGGCTGATCGGGGGCGGCTGCCGAACTAGGGCTGGGCGGGGCGGCTGGAGTGGCAGCCCGAGCGCCGGTCGGTCCCGGGCCGGGAGGTCGCGGCCGAGTGGCGGTACGCCTTGGCCGGGAACCGGCCGGGCGGTGCGCCGCGCCGCCACGGGGACGGCTCGGCTCCGCCGCACGGCCACGCCCGTGCGGCGGGCGGCCAGGTGTAGGTCGTCCACGGTGCCGGTGCGGTCGGCGAACAAGCGGCCGACTACACGGCCAAGATGCCCTCGCGGGCCGCAGCGCACGCCCTGGCCGCCGCCGTCGGAGGCGGTGCGGCCGCAACCCGGGCCCGTACATACGGCCACAAACGCGCCACGGATGCCTGCGGTGCGCGGCTGACGCACGGCCGCCGAGAACGCCAACGTCGCCAGCGCCACAGCACGCCCGGCCCGCGCCTCGGCCCGTCGCCTCAGCCCGCGCCTCGGCCGAAGCCGCCGGGCAGGGCGCCGCTGCGGCCGAGAAGGCACAGGAAAGACTCTTGCCACCCACGGTCACGGACATGGTGGGACCGCCGACGGTTGGCTCCCGGTCGCCCAGGACGCTTGCGGGTGTCCCCCGTCTTCGTCTGAAGGACACCAGCTTCCCCAGCAGCTCGCGCGAGTGAAAGCGGCTCTCGTTCCCGGGCAGTCGGCGGCGAGCTTGCGCAGCGCAGTGCGGTGGAGGTCCAGCGGGGGGGGCGGGCGACATCACACCCTGCGAGACCCGCTCGTGACCCGAAAACTTCGCTTTTTCTGGAGGTAGCACTCCGGTTTGTTCAATATCTGTGTCCGCGAGGTGAGAGTTTGGCGGACCGCGTAGTGAGAGTTCCTGCCGCAGTGAGCGCGGTGGAATTATTCAAGCGACAGAGGCCGCTGCGGCGTGCTACTGTCGATCTCAGTTGCAGTTGTGGTTCCCGAACTTCAAGGGCCCCCACTCGGCTCCAGCCGACGGGTGCGTTTTTTATTCCGGTCATTTTCCGGACGGGGTAATCATTGCGGCGACACGGCGTCCGCACAGTGCGGATCCCGATGTACTGCCCCAAAGGAGATATGACATGGCTACTGGCACCGTGAAGTGGTTCAACTCGGAAAAGGGATTCGGCTTCATCGAGCAGGACGGTGGCGGCCCCGACGTGTTCGCCCACTACTCGAACATCGCCGCCCAGGGCTTCCGCGAGCTGCTCGAAGGCCAGAAGGTGAACTTCGACATCGCGCAGGGCCAGAAGGGCCCGACGGCCGAGAACATCATTCCGGCCTGACACTGACGCACAATTTGAAGCTGGGGCCCGCATCCTTCGGGGTTGCGGGCCCCAGCCGCATGCACTTCCCGCAGCGGTCTCACCGGCGGGATGACGCGGACAAATCCGCGACCCCGCCACGCGCGGATCCCCGTTCAGCGATGCAGAAGCATCGTGAAGAACCATACCGAGGCCGGCACCCGGATTTTACACATCCCGGCGCGTCGCCTATTTCAGCACCTGCGCCCGAGCATTTCCCCATCGGCCAGCTGCGTTTTTACTATCGGTCCATACTTGAAATTCTCCATGCCGCTCACCGCTGCGGGAATTCCTTGATATGCGCCGCATCGAGGAAGGTTCCGCATGAACCGCACACGCACGAACGACCGCTTTGACCGCCCCCGCGGTGCCAGTGCCGCCGCTGGAAAGGGCGCCGGCCGCTCCGGCTCGGCGCCGCGCCGTTCCGGCGGGCCGAACCGTTCCGGCGGTCATGGCCGCCGGCCCGCAGCGCTGCGGGGTGAGTTCGCGCCCCCCAAGACGATCACCGCCGCGCTGCCCGCCGTGGAGAGCTTCGCCGATCTCGGCATGCCCGAGCAGCTCCTGGCCGAGCTCGGCAGGCAGGGCGTGAGCGCCCCGTTTCCGATCCAGGGCGCGACGCTGCCGAACTCCCTGGTGGGCCGTGACGTCCTGGGCCGCGGGCGCACCGGTTCCGGCAAGACCCTCGCCTTCGGCCTCGCGCTGCTCGCCCGTACCGCCGGACAGCGTGCCGAGCCCCGACAGCCGCTGGGGCTGATCCTCGTACCGACGCGCGAGCTGGCGCAGCAGGTGACGGATGCGCTCACTCCGTACGCCCGCTGCGTCAAGCTGCGGATGGCCACGGTGGTGGGCGGCATGTCGATCGGCAGGCAGGCCGGCGTGCTGCGGGGCGGCGCCGAGATCGTCGTCGCGACCCCGGGCCGGCTCAAGGACCTCATCGACCGTGGTGACTGCCGGCTGGACCACGTGGGCATCACGGTGCTGGACGAGGCCGACCAGATGGCTGACATGGGGTTCATGCCGCAGGTCACCGCGCTGCTGGACCAGGTGCGTCCGGAGGGGCAGCGGATGCTGTTCTCCGCCACCCTGGACCGTAACGTCGACCTGCTGGTGCGCCGTTACCTGAGCGATCCGGTCGTGCATTCGGTCGATCCGTCGGCCGGTGCGGTCACGACGATGGAGCATCACGTCCTGCACGTCCACGGCGCCGACAAGCACGCCACCACCACGGAGATCGCCGCCCGCGACGGCCGCGTGATCATGTTCCTGGACACCAAGCACGCCGTCGACCGGCTCACCCGGGACCTGCTCAACAGCGGGGTACGGGCCGCCGCGCTGCACGGCGGCAAGTCGCAGCCGCAGCGCACCCGTACGCTGGCGCAGTTCAAGGCGGGGCACGTCAGCGTGCTGGTGGCGACCAATGTCGCGGCGCGCGGCATCCACGTCGACAATCTCGACCTCGTCGTCAATGTCGACCCGCCGACCGATCACAAGGACTACCTCCACCGCGGTGGCCGGACCGCCCGCGCCGGCGAGTCCGGCAGTGTCGTCACCCTCGTCACGCCGAGCCAGCGCCGCGGCATGGTCCGTCTGCTGTCGGACGCCGGTATCCAGCCGCAGACCACCCAGGTCCGCTCGGGCGAGGAGGCGTTGAGCCGGATCACCGGCGCCCAGGCCCCGTCCGGCATCCCGGTCGTCATCACCGCGCCGGTGGCCGAACGCCCTCGGCGCAGTGCCTCCTCCCGGGGCCGGCGCCGCTCCGCCTCGGCGGCCCGGCGTGCGCCCGTGCGCAAAACCGTTGCCGATGCGGCGGCCTAGATTCATCTGCGATCAGAAAGCTCACCCATCTCTGTAGGAGGCACCTTTTGACGCTGGTTCGGATGCAGACCCGCCCGACGATCGACAGCGCCGTGCACGGGGAGGTGATCGACGTCGTGGAAGCGGCCGGACCGCAGGTCTGGGACGACATGAGCGTCGAGGTGGCCTTGTCCGTCATGGCCGCCGCCCGCACGGGCCGGCTGGTCGTCTGCGATCAGGACAGCCAGTGCACCGCTCTGGTCACCCAGAGGGAACTCACTGCCGTCCGCGACAGCTCCGCATACACGGACCGCGTCCGCCTGCGCGACGTCCTCGGTGTCCACGCGCCGTTCGCCGCACCCGTGACCACGATGGCCGAAGCCGAGCACGCGATGTGCACCCGTCGGCTCAGTGACCTGACGGTGGTCGATGAGCAAGGCGAAACCCCGGGCGTCCTCGCCCCCTCCCGTTGAACGGCCCCGCCCCGGCCAGGCCGTTCTTCCCCTCTCCTTGTGAGGTCACATGCGCTGCGTCATCGCCCGCTTCCCCTTCGAGCTCACCAAGAGCGGCGTTCTGGAGTCGATGAGGGGCATCACGCCCGAAGCCGGCACCGGTGAATCCGTGACCATCGGCCGCCGCCGCTATCCCGTCAAGCAAGTCGGCCAGGTCATCACCCGCCAGGACCGCCGTGATTTCACCGCCGGCGAAGTCGTCCGGGCCATGACGCGGCTCGGCTTCACCTGCCACGCCCTCCCCGAGGCCACACCCGAACGCGCCCTCAGCCCGCTCCAGCACGCTTCCGCGATGCTCGGCACTCCCCTGACTGCCTGACCGGGGGAAACGGCCGCGAGCCGATACGGGGACAGCGTGTGGGCCCGGCCGGAACGTCTCGGCCGGGCCCACACGGCTTGCAACGGGTCCCCGGCACTCGCGGAACTCGGACGAACCTTTGTGAGAACGACGGGGCGTGGCATCCGTGGCCCAAGGCGGCTCCGGGCCCGGGCGAAAGCACTCAAAACATACAGCCGCCCTGCGGGCAGCGTGCGCGGGCGGCAGTCACGAAACTTCTGAAGACCGCCCGGCCCCGTCCGTCTCAGGGCTCGGTCGGCGGGTTCGGCCGTTCGGCGGCGCGGCGGTATTCGGCGTTGATCCGCTGGGCCTCTTCGAGCTGGTCTTCGAGGATGATGATGCGGCAGGCGGCCTCGATGGGGGTGCCCTGGTCGACGAGCTCGCGGGCGCGGGCGGCGATGCGCAGCTGGTAGCGGGAATAGCGGCGGTGGCCGCCGGCGGAACGGAGCGGGGTGACCAGGCGGGCTTCGCCGATGGCGCGGAGGAAGCCCTGAGTGGTGCCGAGCATTTCGGCGGCCCGCCCTATGGTGTAGGCGGGGTAGTCCTCGTCATCGAGCCGGTCGTACGAGTCGTCTGCTGTCATTGAACCTCTCTCATCGCGCGCGTCGAGGGGCCCGGATGCCGCATTGGCACCCGGGCCCCGAAGGAACTACTACACCATCTGCCGGCCTTGGCAGTGCGCCGGCCTTCTGTGTCCGCGGACCCGGCCGAAAGGCCGCCGGGACTGCGGGGATCGCGGTTGCTTGACCGGAGACCACCTCACTATCGATGTCCTGCGGTACCCGGGCCTCAGACGTGCGCCCGGGCGATCCTGATGGCGATCGCTCCTCCGTTCTTCCCTCGGTGATCAACTGCTCTACTGCGTACTGCTGGTGATGCGAACTGCTCTGCGGCCTGTGACAGCGCCGCTTTCCGGCAGCCGGCCCATCGCCGTCCTGTACCTGCTGCGGCATGGAACCCACCGCCTTACGCCCCGGTGCGCGCGCCTGCAGCCGACGCCTTCACCGAGGTACTGCTCACGGCGGCCCCTGATCACTGCGGGCCACCCAGTGCGGCCGTCAGTCCCGTCACCGTCCTGCGTCAACCGTGGCTTCGGAACTCCACCGCCGCACCGTCCTGCGTGCTGCATGTGCGGGTCCTGCTGCCCGGCAGTTCGTCTCTGCCGGGCCCTGCGGTCTCTCTGGGTTACGAGAGAAACCATAACCGTGCCACCACCCAATGTCTACCCTGACCGACATAGA from Streptomyces albofaciens JCM 4342 encodes the following:
- a CDS encoding MerR family transcriptional regulator; protein product: MTADDSYDRLDDEDYPAYTIGRAAEMLGTTQGFLRAIGEARLVTPLRSAGGHRRYSRYQLRIAARARELVDQGTPIEAACRIIILEDQLEEAQRINAEYRRAAERPNPPTEP
- a CDS encoding ATP-binding cassette domain-containing protein — translated: MTEAAHRAGHADRYAICAHGLTKRYPGTEAVRGVDLHVRPGETFAFLGPNGAGKTTTIAMLCALARPSSGQARVAGADIRTQPQQVRRGVGLLFQNSAVDPDLSLERNLHLHARLYGLSRARCRSRSATLLELTGLTERRRDRVRTLSGGLRRRLEIARALLHEPGVLFLDEPTVGLDPHARAQIWEHLARLRAEHRTTVFVTTHYLDEAEHCDRIAILDRGRVVAHGTPAALKAAVGDDRVRVRTGDDTAAATALRHDLALRPTAGPDGLTVAVAAGPQQVPRLCAALAARGIPVHAITLAEPTLDDVFFHHTGRRITRPGPPLGHGAPAPGPGHGDRR
- a CDS encoding ABC transporter permease — encoded protein: MTDRTQHPVPPGQPPVTPRAAEAPGTLTRELRAVHALVLRNLSHMLAQPAQTVLMLVQPLLFLLLLGGGLAALVPTTAVGGDYRAYLFPGVLVMTVQTPAVTVGMRLITDRENGYLREMLMAPVRRSTLLCGSCLGGTAEATVQGAVLLATAGIVGLPYQPVLLLRLLAVMALTSFVLTVLAAALAIGIRTVESFHIMLSLALMPLLFLSGAFFPLTTLPGWLTQLAAVNPLAYAVDVLRRGIAHHVPGSTAATGVHWGSWQPPAALEIVVLALLGACVLLWAARRFGRLE
- a CDS encoding GNAT family N-acetyltransferase; this translates as MFAMRPAASVDTPAIAAVINSRSTWLEERDMPTWRDSADNLAAQAGNSHGAMWVLEDHNNSRIIGCTTVQEQTPPWGWTPEELAEPVYYLFTTVTDPAHREVKPGTLIALWGVDHAARRGKEWVRRGCMFPGLVRYYETQGFTLLHEVQRTHHRVCLMARRAERLPELETLFTDPSLVTAFSSRLPPPRP
- a CDS encoding SCO5918 family protein, whose protein sequence is MRCVIARFPFELTKSGVLESMRGITPEAGTGESVTIGRRRYPVKQVGQVITRQDRRDFTAGEVVRAMTRLGFTCHALPEATPERALSPLQHASAMLGTPLTA
- a CDS encoding CBS domain-containing protein gives rise to the protein MTLVRMQTRPTIDSAVHGEVIDVVEAAGPQVWDDMSVEVALSVMAAARTGRLVVCDQDSQCTALVTQRELTAVRDSSAYTDRVRLRDVLGVHAPFAAPVTTMAEAEHAMCTRRLSDLTVVDEQGETPGVLAPSR
- a CDS encoding DEAD/DEAH box helicase, producing MNRTRTNDRFDRPRGASAAAGKGAGRSGSAPRRSGGPNRSGGHGRRPAALRGEFAPPKTITAALPAVESFADLGMPEQLLAELGRQGVSAPFPIQGATLPNSLVGRDVLGRGRTGSGKTLAFGLALLARTAGQRAEPRQPLGLILVPTRELAQQVTDALTPYARCVKLRMATVVGGMSIGRQAGVLRGGAEIVVATPGRLKDLIDRGDCRLDHVGITVLDEADQMADMGFMPQVTALLDQVRPEGQRMLFSATLDRNVDLLVRRYLSDPVVHSVDPSAGAVTTMEHHVLHVHGADKHATTTEIAARDGRVIMFLDTKHAVDRLTRDLLNSGVRAAALHGGKSQPQRTRTLAQFKAGHVSVLVATNVAARGIHVDNLDLVVNVDPPTDHKDYLHRGGRTARAGESGSVVTLVTPSQRRGMVRLLSDAGIQPQTTQVRSGEEALSRITGAQAPSGIPVVITAPVAERPRRSASSRGRRRSASAARRAPVRKTVADAAA
- a CDS encoding cold-shock protein, which codes for MATGTVKWFNSEKGFGFIEQDGGGPDVFAHYSNIAAQGFRELLEGQKVNFDIAQGQKGPTAENIIPA